The Candidatus Methylomirabilis limnetica genome contains a region encoding:
- the miaB gene encoding tRNA (N6-isopentenyl adenosine(37)-C2)-methylthiotransferase MiaB → MPKLKLITFGCQANELDSERITGLLLREGYTLTEREEDADLILLNTCAIREKAEHKVYSRLGTFQVLKRQRAGLKIGICGCVAQQEGQALLKRFPYLDFVVGPGQLTAIAPLLQAGTARGLATARAPGYSYPVDAPVQRQNSIRAWVSIMEGCDRFCTFCVVPFTRGRERSRPPEEIVEEIRGLKRQGYREVTLLGQTVNSYGRKLTPPISFVELLRRIDHLVDGHMRVRFTSPHPSDVTDELAAALAELPSLCEQIHLPVQSGSDRILHRMKRGHDRDEYLEKVALLRAKAPEIAITTDIIVGFPGETEEDFQATLDLMQEVGYDGAFIFKYSPRPHTEAEEMPDQLSEEVRGRRLEQALVLMNRLSLERNRAYLGRTVEVLVNREDAKGDSVRHSGRTRQNKIVHFSGEGVEDGSVVSVAITWASALYLQGEMVCL, encoded by the coding sequence ATGCCCAAGCTGAAGTTGATCACCTTTGGCTGTCAGGCCAACGAACTTGATTCGGAGCGGATCACTGGGCTGCTTCTCCGCGAGGGGTATACCCTCACCGAGCGTGAGGAAGATGCCGACCTGATTCTTCTCAATACCTGTGCTATTCGTGAGAAGGCGGAGCATAAGGTCTACAGCCGCCTCGGGACCTTTCAGGTACTGAAACGGCAGCGGGCAGGACTGAAAATTGGCATCTGCGGGTGTGTCGCTCAGCAGGAAGGGCAGGCGCTTCTCAAACGATTTCCGTACCTGGACTTTGTGGTCGGACCTGGACAGCTCACGGCCATTGCGCCGTTACTTCAAGCCGGGACTGCGAGGGGGCTTGCGACGGCGAGAGCGCCCGGCTACTCCTACCCTGTGGACGCGCCGGTGCAACGTCAAAACAGTATCAGGGCCTGGGTCAGCATTATGGAGGGGTGCGATCGCTTCTGCACCTTTTGCGTGGTCCCTTTCACTCGAGGCCGCGAGCGCAGCCGACCCCCTGAGGAGATCGTGGAGGAGATCCGTGGGCTCAAGCGACAAGGGTACCGCGAGGTCACGCTCTTGGGTCAAACAGTCAACTCCTATGGGAGGAAACTGACACCTCCGATCAGCTTTGTGGAACTGCTCCGCCGGATCGATCACCTCGTGGACGGTCACATGCGGGTTCGATTTACGAGCCCACACCCCAGCGACGTTACCGACGAGTTGGCAGCGGCGCTCGCAGAACTCCCGAGTCTGTGTGAACAGATCCATCTGCCTGTTCAGTCGGGTTCTGATCGGATCCTTCATCGAATGAAGCGCGGCCATGATCGGGATGAGTACCTGGAGAAGGTCGCACTGCTACGGGCCAAGGCACCCGAGATCGCTATCACGACGGACATTATTGTCGGGTTTCCCGGTGAGACGGAAGAGGACTTTCAGGCAACCCTGGACCTGATGCAGGAGGTCGGCTACGACGGCGCCTTCATTTTCAAGTATTCGCCGAGACCCCACACAGAGGCGGAGGAGATGCCCGATCAGCTCTCCGAGGAGGTTAGGGGCCGTCGGTTGGAGCAAGCGCTTGTGCTCATGAACCGGCTGTCACTTGAGCGCAACCGCGCGTACCTCGGTCGAACAGTAGAGGTACTTGTGAATCGCGAGGATGCCAAGGGTGACTCGGTTCGCCATTCCGGTCGGACCAGGCAGAATAAAATTGTCCATTTTTCAGGTGAAGGGGTGGAGGACGGTAGCGTTGTTTCTGTAGCGATCACATGGGCCAGTGCCCTGTACTTGCAAGGCGAGATGGTTTGCCTGTAG
- a CDS encoding SDH family Clp fold serine proteinase gives MSRDKRKQIIQDIEKKRDSKVITYITSDRANLQVMISHDVVSIIHDHILMLKEEARAKLDLFIYSRGGASDVPWTLVSMFREYCHEGSFSVLIPYRAHSAATVISLGADEILMTKKAELGPIDATMTTGPYNPTEGDTRNRLPVSVEDVTGYFSLLDRFGCERADEKMKGFEQLTNKVHPLALGAVSRLLEETKLVGLRLLNTRAKPFSEEENHEIIRKLSSEVYSHSHTINRTEAIKYLGLKQVRNAEDATLENDLWSLYLEYRDMFQLENPFNPEEHLVANNLEENTWDNLNLACIESADRLDVCRKSIRVKRLRQVPPTINLNLTNIQFPVINLPNLQPNMNPQQIQALVQQMANATMQQILNTAVQNAINELMKSLPQIGFEHVSLNSGWVKEA, from the coding sequence ATGTCAAGAGACAAGAGAAAGCAAATCATTCAAGACATTGAGAAGAAAAGAGATTCCAAAGTCATTACGTACATCACGAGTGATCGTGCGAACCTTCAGGTCATGATCAGTCATGATGTGGTCTCGATTATCCACGACCATATCTTGATGCTCAAGGAAGAAGCACGCGCAAAACTGGACTTGTTTATCTACAGTCGAGGCGGTGCTAGCGACGTTCCTTGGACATTGGTCTCAATGTTCAGAGAATATTGCCATGAAGGATCCTTCAGCGTGCTCATACCGTATCGCGCGCACAGCGCAGCGACAGTCATCTCGCTTGGTGCAGATGAGATTCTGATGACAAAAAAGGCAGAGCTGGGACCAATCGACGCCACAATGACGACCGGTCCGTATAATCCGACTGAAGGAGACACTAGAAATCGTCTGCCGGTTTCAGTGGAAGATGTAACAGGATATTTCTCCCTACTTGACAGATTTGGTTGTGAGCGCGCAGACGAGAAAATGAAGGGATTCGAGCAACTGACAAACAAAGTCCACCCACTTGCCCTTGGCGCGGTGAGCCGACTTCTTGAGGAAACAAAGCTTGTGGGTCTTCGACTGTTAAACACAAGAGCGAAACCTTTTTCTGAAGAAGAGAACCATGAGATCATCCGGAAACTTTCTTCGGAAGTTTACTCTCACAGCCACACGATCAACCGTACTGAGGCAATAAAATATCTTGGTCTGAAACAGGTCAGGAATGCTGAAGACGCGACCTTGGAGAACGATCTGTGGAGCCTCTATCTTGAATACAGGGACATGTTCCAATTAGAAAATCCTTTCAATCCAGAGGAACACTTGGTTGCTAACAACCTAGAGGAGAACACATGGGACAACTTGAATCTTGCCTGTATCGAGAGTGCTGACCGCTTGGATGTGTGCCGCAAGTCAATCAGAGTCAAACGCCTGCGCCAAGTTCCACCCACGATCAACTTAAACTTGACCAATATCCAGTTTCCTGTCATAAATCTGCCGAATTTGCAACCCAACATGAATCCCCAGCAAATTCAGGCTCTTGTTCAGCAGATGGCAAATGCCACCATGCAACAGATATTGAACACGGCAGTACAGAATGCGATAAATGAATTAATGAAATCGCTCCCTCAGATAGGATTTGAGCACGTCTCGCTTAATTCTGGGTGGGTGAAGGAGGCATGA
- a CDS encoding ABC transporter ATP-binding protein, with translation MAPAQREQLIKRFERDSLTPPRSNDMNSEQNRKESTGQTGEPLAIQFRQFCLAYRGPKGKPLLQVLQDVSLSIRPGEFITIVGPSGCGKTTLLRVVAGLLVQEEDDVVITGSLRVFDMAPLEAKRQRTFAFTFQNPVLLPWRTVRQNVALPLEITHESETPDSQQIDAMLSMVGIGDFSCSMSAQLSGGMQQRVNLARALVQEPRILLMDEPFGSLDEVTRERLNFELLRIHRLKKQTILFVTHNLTEAALLADRVLVLSKRPSTIREVLPIGLPEERTDDTLLSPEFLAHVRRVRDVFTREETAT, from the coding sequence ATGGCACCTGCACAACGCGAACAACTCATCAAGCGCTTCGAACGCGACTCCCTCACGCCGCCTCGGAGTAACGACATGAACAGCGAGCAGAACAGGAAGGAGTCAACGGGTCAGACTGGCGAACCCCTCGCCATTCAGTTCCGGCAGTTCTGCCTTGCATACCGCGGACCCAAGGGTAAGCCGCTCCTCCAAGTGCTTCAAGATGTCTCGCTTTCCATTCGCCCTGGCGAGTTTATTACGATTGTCGGCCCCAGCGGATGCGGCAAGACAACACTGCTCCGGGTGGTTGCCGGCCTTCTCGTTCAAGAAGAAGACGACGTTGTCATCACCGGTTCACTGCGCGTCTTCGATATGGCCCCTCTGGAAGCGAAGCGCCAGCGTACGTTCGCCTTCACATTTCAGAACCCCGTCTTGTTGCCCTGGCGCACGGTTCGCCAGAACGTTGCGCTTCCCCTGGAAATCACGCACGAATCCGAAACGCCCGACTCCCAGCAAATCGACGCGATGCTGTCCATGGTCGGCATTGGCGACTTCAGTTGCTCCATGTCCGCCCAACTTTCCGGCGGAATGCAGCAACGCGTTAATCTCGCCAGGGCACTTGTACAGGAACCACGCATCCTCCTGATGGACGAACCCTTTGGCAGCCTAGACGAGGTCACACGCGAGCGCCTGAACTTCGAGCTTCTGCGCATTCACCGGCTGAAGAAACAGACGATCCTCTTCGTAACCCACAATCTGACCGAAGCCGCACTGCTGGCGGACCGCGTTCTTGTTCTGAGCAAGCGGCCGTCCACGATTCGCGAAGTGCTTCCAATTGGTCTTCCGGAAGAAAGGACGGACGACACCCTCCTTTCTCCGGAATTTCTGGCACACGTCAGAAGGGTCCGGGACGTTTTCACGCGCGAGGAGACCGCAACATGA
- a CDS encoding ABC transporter permease translates to MRRVLPAVAFIVLVLAVWEGVVKLFHVPEYLLPAPSIVLHRLVGMNSVLLAHTSITAMESALGFALGTVFGILLAVAFVHSRTMEMGVYPYAIALKTVPIVAIAPLLIVWFGNGILPKVIVSAIISFFPVVVNTTKGLRNVDAEAFDLFDSMSASRRQVFFKLRVPSSLPYLFAALRISSTLAVIGAIVGEFSGADRGLGFFIMISSHRLETVDMFVGILLSSLLGILFFYSVALIERLVIPWGRGKIGEAG, encoded by the coding sequence ATGAGGCGCGTTCTTCCAGCCGTGGCCTTCATCGTTCTGGTTCTCGCCGTATGGGAAGGAGTGGTCAAACTGTTCCATGTTCCCGAGTACCTTCTCCCCGCTCCCTCGATTGTTTTGCACCGCCTCGTTGGCATGAATAGCGTGCTTCTTGCCCACACTTCAATTACCGCGATGGAATCGGCACTCGGCTTCGCTCTCGGGACGGTATTCGGAATCCTGCTGGCGGTCGCGTTTGTTCACTCCCGCACAATGGAAATGGGCGTGTATCCCTATGCCATCGCCCTCAAAACCGTTCCCATCGTGGCAATCGCACCGCTTCTCATTGTCTGGTTCGGCAACGGCATCCTGCCGAAAGTAATCGTGTCGGCCATTATTTCATTCTTCCCAGTCGTAGTGAACACGACAAAGGGACTCCGCAATGTGGACGCGGAAGCCTTCGACCTCTTCGACTCCATGTCCGCCAGTCGCCGGCAGGTATTCTTCAAACTCCGGGTTCCGTCGTCCCTGCCATATCTGTTCGCTGCCCTCCGTATATCTTCGACCCTCGCTGTCATCGGCGCCATTGTGGGGGAGTTCTCCGGCGCGGACCGCGGGTTGGGTTTCTTCATCATGATTTCGTCGCACCGTCTTGAGACGGTGGATATGTTCGTCGGGATACTTCTCTCGTCCCTACTGGGGATTCTCTTCTTCTACAGCGTCGCGCTGATAGAACGATTGGTCATTCCGTGGGGACGAGGCAAAATCGGGGAAGCAGGTTAA
- a CDS encoding ABC transporter substrate-binding protein, which translates to MKKQVVIGIVVVVAVILGFVAIKGRKGTTGPGTTPEITKVSVRMKWFFAGTMTGWFAGKEEGIFKQHGIDLTINPGGPDNNSVKLVAAGTDLFGVAGADEVLLGRAKGIPVVAIGVLFKESPICFIAKEAKGVRTPADWAGKTVEVSYGSNAEVEYRALVAKFNVQNIKEVPYTFNLIPFIEDKVDVSVAYRMDQVVTLQRKGIALSIITAKEHGINPYGDVVITTEKTLQERPELVRQFMSAVVESQRWAIQHTSVAVEHLVSQTGSTLKADNEGAVWQATVPFLVADGGAEAIGVMSTGRWNETATILVDYAKLDPTTDVKKAFVNIIAAK; encoded by the coding sequence ATGAAAAAGCAGGTAGTCATCGGTATCGTAGTTGTTGTCGCGGTCATCCTTGGCTTTGTCGCCATCAAAGGGCGAAAGGGCACAACCGGCCCAGGCACGACCCCGGAAATCACCAAGGTCTCAGTCCGTATGAAGTGGTTTTTCGCCGGAACCATGACGGGCTGGTTTGCCGGCAAGGAAGAAGGGATCTTCAAACAACACGGCATCGACCTGACCATCAATCCGGGTGGACCCGACAACAACTCGGTCAAACTCGTAGCGGCTGGAACGGATCTGTTTGGAGTCGCTGGCGCGGATGAAGTGCTCCTCGGGCGAGCGAAAGGAATCCCTGTCGTGGCTATCGGCGTCCTTTTCAAGGAATCACCAATCTGCTTCATCGCCAAGGAAGCAAAAGGAGTGCGAACACCCGCAGACTGGGCAGGAAAGACAGTCGAGGTCAGTTACGGCAGTAACGCCGAAGTTGAATATCGGGCGCTCGTTGCCAAGTTCAACGTGCAGAACATCAAGGAAGTGCCATACACGTTTAACCTCATTCCCTTCATTGAAGACAAGGTTGACGTTTCTGTGGCATACAGAATGGATCAGGTTGTTACGCTTCAACGCAAAGGCATCGCACTCTCGATTATCACAGCCAAGGAACACGGCATCAATCCTTACGGGGATGTCGTTATAACTACCGAGAAGACGCTTCAGGAACGGCCTGAACTTGTTCGGCAGTTCATGTCCGCAGTCGTTGAGAGCCAACGCTGGGCCATCCAACATACATCCGTTGCCGTAGAACACCTCGTTTCTCAAACAGGGAGCACGCTCAAGGCGGACAACGAAGGCGCCGTTTGGCAAGCGACCGTACCATTCTTAGTGGCTGATGGTGGGGCCGAAGCCATTGGCGTTATGTCAACCGGTCGATGGAACGAGACAGCCACGATTCTGGTGGACTACGCTAAATTGGACCCGACAACAGATGTCAAGAAAGCCTTCGTCAACATCATTGCCGCGAAGTAG
- a CDS encoding class I SAM-dependent methyltransferase, with amino-acid sequence MANQEQRAIVRSRIKRSFADRYRSAASWMARPKTVALVIVAGYVVIFIGWLFYLAVQPAVPGSTQKLFSWQRFNEDTGPFTLMWNTLVVVITFLASMPHRKWEDALRLRSSQKERIRILDNFQPSQSMIEFFDNRSIYDAILTMLYRLNDEGDHGPGKTHYNVCMLLCSPALDYCGNEKSRSPGSKQSEWGLEFRDIVEKLVAHKDIEFDICHLPVEPFSGVNALRDFISALATYTIQSEDQLKSDDAVKADAEFQTIFGSIWDRSGLVANDFANWSTDVDKKDRFHVKTHTINIPFQVVLVDSKDVMEVVVSFAGREVLEREQRRGVKGFYSSDPYVVKTFREVFRMYVESKGRIPYIPSHTSKVSDSHDAIGPHIIPGYYNKLVGPLRVLPETFSPVVGNSTKFTVWLLDKLITTGDPDDPDCWGKKVKKILDIGSGTGVLALATGAILQARFKRTDYTITAIDSCPYAQRVLRLNTTSDPRIKVNPWTLRFTANKEGEVTDAWFEDDSNQRVAIEGDFAGFDLVTGDLPFVHARKRTEKDLRFLDLDHRLHQALFWVAAQTKLLTPAGLLVTAFSSLGGPEDIAEFERHLRNNALQVIQRVEFHESGYMWMVYVLMKKPGYDAYQGKLWWKVLDAERYVQWDPKT; translated from the coding sequence ATGGCAAATCAAGAACAGCGGGCAATTGTGCGGTCACGTATCAAGCGCTCGTTTGCTGATCGCTACCGAAGCGCTGCAAGTTGGATGGCGAGGCCCAAGACGGTTGCATTGGTAATCGTGGCTGGATATGTCGTCATCTTCATTGGTTGGCTTTTCTATCTAGCCGTTCAACCGGCAGTACCCGGCAGTACCCAGAAACTCTTCTCGTGGCAGCGTTTCAACGAGGACACAGGCCCATTCACACTGATGTGGAATACCCTTGTTGTGGTCATCACGTTTCTGGCGTCAATGCCGCACCGGAAGTGGGAGGACGCCCTTCGCTTGCGGTCATCGCAAAAGGAACGAATACGCATTCTTGACAACTTCCAGCCATCCCAATCGATGATTGAGTTCTTTGACAACCGGTCCATCTACGATGCAATCCTCACAATGTTGTACCGACTCAACGATGAAGGGGACCATGGACCAGGCAAAACTCATTACAATGTGTGCATGCTCCTCTGCTCGCCTGCGTTGGACTACTGTGGGAACGAAAAGTCGCGCTCTCCCGGAAGCAAGCAGTCCGAGTGGGGCCTTGAGTTTCGGGACATCGTGGAGAAACTTGTGGCACACAAGGACATTGAGTTCGACATTTGCCACCTTCCTGTCGAACCGTTCTCAGGGGTCAACGCACTTCGAGACTTCATCTCCGCGTTGGCCACATACACCATTCAATCCGAAGACCAGTTGAAGTCCGACGATGCCGTGAAAGCGGATGCTGAGTTTCAGACCATATTCGGTTCGATATGGGATCGGTCTGGATTGGTCGCCAATGACTTCGCTAATTGGTCAACCGACGTAGACAAGAAAGACCGATTTCACGTCAAGACGCATACCATCAACATTCCGTTTCAGGTAGTCCTCGTTGATAGCAAAGATGTCATGGAAGTCGTTGTTTCCTTTGCTGGCCGGGAGGTTCTGGAAAGAGAACAGAGGCGGGGGGTCAAAGGCTTCTACAGCAGCGACCCTTACGTAGTTAAGACGTTCCGCGAGGTGTTTCGCATGTATGTGGAATCAAAGGGAAGAATCCCGTACATACCGAGTCATACGAGCAAGGTTTCAGACTCGCACGACGCAATCGGGCCGCACATCATCCCAGGCTACTACAACAAACTCGTTGGCCCGCTTCGCGTGTTGCCCGAGACCTTCTCACCGGTAGTCGGGAACTCGACGAAGTTCACAGTGTGGCTTCTTGACAAACTCATCACCACGGGCGATCCAGACGACCCCGATTGCTGGGGTAAGAAAGTGAAGAAGATTCTTGATATCGGGTCTGGTACTGGGGTGCTCGCACTTGCAACGGGAGCGATCTTGCAGGCCCGCTTTAAACGCACTGACTACACAATCACAGCGATTGATTCATGTCCGTACGCGCAAAGGGTCCTCCGGTTGAACACCACGTCAGACCCGCGGATCAAAGTCAATCCCTGGACTCTCCGTTTCACCGCGAACAAGGAGGGTGAGGTTACGGACGCATGGTTCGAAGACGACAGCAACCAGAGGGTTGCCATTGAAGGTGACTTTGCTGGTTTCGATTTGGTCACAGGGGATCTTCCATTTGTTCACGCGCGGAAGCGCACGGAAAAGGACCTTCGGTTTCTCGATCTCGATCATCGCCTTCATCAAGCACTGTTCTGGGTTGCGGCCCAGACCAAGCTACTTACCCCTGCCGGATTACTCGTTACGGCGTTTTCAAGTCTCGGTGGTCCCGAAGACATTGCGGAGTTCGAGCGCCATCTGCGCAACAACGCACTTCAGGTCATTCAGCGCGTTGAGTTCCACGAATCCGGCTACATGTGGATGGTCTATGTCCTGATGAAGAAGCCGGGGTATGACGCTTACCAAGGGAAGCTATGGTGGAAGGTTCTTGATGCTGAACGATATGTACAGTGGGATCCGAAGACCTGA
- a CDS encoding site-specific DNA-methyltransferase → MVSLTESEKSEIIRLLSTGHPLPEQWRYRLFPSGHRAQETGKEYRLVYDGKLKREEVLAQTPAAPWQLVREFCAERPHEDGWRNLLVWGDNLLALRELLSDQQGPNRFCTRGKIKLIYIDPPFATRQDFMKDKEKAYRDKVLGAQFIEFLRRRLILLRELLADDGSIYVHLDTKKSHYLKAVLDECFGEENFINEIVWQRTASHNDPGRYGNVHDILFFYKKGDECIWNAPKMEQSKDYIEKFFVYAESLDKKRWVKLRRGESPPENWQRYRLGNFASPHPRPNLTYNYKGYRPPANGWKVALARMVQMDAEGLLHFPLKKDGRIQPKQYLRDTLGNKPVPDVWFGISPIQAQTAEKTNYPTQKPEELLRRIVSASSNEGDIVLDCFAGSGTTPAVAEKLGRRWIAMDCGKLAIYTTQKRLFSLTTAIGAAKKDDRAEPERVEDWAEHLKGAPGVLLITEKARKGECQVTLDLLHDLAALAKKHDLVKKDATLSLVCPEDKLEIPAGRLKEPEDGHGAKCIKVDGIEFRLSVIAPKDKPDKERPLPAKEFALYRAGVYDMATIKALPWTDYQPFVLKLFGVREHQHARYGFHLDGYINTHSALLWNYPDHKAFTLDYGYVDDLHRTVRGKPGERFYIIAPVVAMAFAEDEVTRGETTYVFLKVPLSVLLRLIERKVPAALKQPAREEDVNEVIDAVGFDFISQPQVAWKAKKESRPGELFADYLLELSEFRAQTLATDPEDFQNFETFSMALVDLDYDGDVFKLSRVFWGEDVLKAAGGLEKAERLELRIAEPEFTGKQMMVILCDRYGNEKTLLLSKTDFEGKRPRSDKKVAKKRKKTK, encoded by the coding sequence ATGGTGTCTCTGACTGAATCCGAGAAGAGCGAGATCATCCGACTTCTCAGCACGGGCCATCCGCTGCCGGAGCAGTGGCGGTATCGGCTGTTCCCCAGCGGCCATCGCGCGCAGGAAACCGGCAAGGAATACCGGCTGGTCTATGACGGCAAGCTCAAGCGTGAGGAAGTGCTGGCGCAGACACCTGCCGCACCGTGGCAACTGGTGCGGGAGTTTTGCGCGGAGCGACCGCATGAGGACGGCTGGCGGAATCTGCTCGTGTGGGGCGACAACCTGCTCGCGCTGCGGGAACTGCTCTCGGACCAGCAGGGGCCGAATCGCTTCTGCACGCGGGGCAAGATCAAGCTCATCTACATCGACCCGCCGTTTGCGACGCGGCAGGATTTCATGAAGGACAAGGAGAAGGCCTACCGCGACAAGGTCCTTGGCGCACAGTTCATCGAGTTCCTTCGCCGCCGGCTCATCCTCCTCCGCGAACTCCTCGCCGACGACGGCAGCATCTACGTCCATCTGGACACAAAGAAGAGCCACTATCTCAAAGCGGTGCTGGATGAATGTTTCGGCGAGGAAAACTTCATCAATGAAATCGTCTGGCAGAGAACGGCTTCACACAACGACCCTGGCCGATACGGCAACGTCCACGACATTCTTTTCTTCTACAAGAAAGGAGATGAATGCATCTGGAATGCGCCAAAAATGGAGCAGTCGAAGGACTATATTGAAAAGTTCTTCGTATATGCCGAGTCGCTGGATAAGAAGCGTTGGGTCAAACTGCGCCGAGGCGAATCTCCACCTGAGAACTGGCAACGTTATCGTTTAGGCAACTTCGCTAGCCCCCATCCACGACCGAACTTGACCTACAACTATAAGGGCTATCGGCCACCGGCCAACGGGTGGAAAGTGGCACTCGCACGAATGGTTCAAATGGATGCTGAAGGGTTGCTGCACTTCCCACTGAAGAAGGACGGGAGAATTCAGCCAAAACAATACCTGAGGGACACGCTTGGAAACAAACCGGTCCCTGATGTTTGGTTCGGCATCAGTCCGATTCAGGCGCAGACAGCCGAGAAAACTAACTACCCCACGCAGAAGCCCGAGGAACTTCTCCGGCGCATTGTTTCCGCCTCCTCCAACGAAGGCGACATCGTCCTCGACTGCTTCGCGGGCAGCGGCACAACCCCGGCTGTTGCAGAAAAACTAGGCCGGCGTTGGATCGCGATGGATTGCGGGAAACTAGCCATTTACACCACGCAGAAGCGGCTGTTCTCTCTCACAACCGCCATCGGAGCGGCGAAGAAGGACGACCGCGCCGAACCGGAACGGGTGGAGGATTGGGCAGAGCACCTCAAGGGCGCACCCGGCGTCCTGCTCATCACCGAGAAGGCCCGCAAGGGCGAGTGCCAGGTGACGTTGGACCTGCTCCATGATCTCGCCGCTCTCGCGAAGAAACATGACCTCGTAAAGAAGGATGCGACGCTGTCGTTGGTCTGCCCGGAGGATAAGCTGGAAATCCCTGCGGGCCGCCTGAAAGAACCGGAGGACGGACACGGTGCCAAGTGCATCAAGGTGGACGGGATCGAGTTCCGCCTCTCAGTCATCGCGCCCAAGGACAAGCCGGACAAGGAACGTCCTTTACCCGCGAAGGAGTTCGCCCTTTACCGAGCGGGCGTCTATGACATGGCGACCATCAAGGCACTGCCGTGGACAGATTACCAGCCGTTTGTCCTGAAGCTCTTTGGCGTTCGCGAGCACCAGCACGCACGGTACGGGTTCCACCTCGACGGTTACATCAACACGCATTCCGCCCTTCTCTGGAATTATCCAGACCACAAGGCATTCACGCTGGATTACGGCTACGTGGACGACCTGCACAGGACGGTGCGAGGCAAACCAGGCGAGCGTTTCTACATCATCGCCCCGGTCGTGGCGATGGCGTTCGCAGAGGACGAGGTGACGCGGGGCGAGACGACGTATGTCTTTCTCAAAGTGCCGCTGTCGGTCCTGCTCCGGCTCATCGAGCGCAAGGTGCCGGCCGCTCTCAAACAGCCTGCAAGGGAGGAGGATGTAAACGAGGTGATTGACGCGGTGGGATTCGACTTCATCTCGCAGCCGCAGGTGGCGTGGAAGGCGAAGAAGGAGAGCCGACCGGGAGAGCTGTTCGCCGACTACCTGCTGGAACTCTCCGAGTTCCGCGCCCAGACGCTCGCGACTGACCCGGAGGATTTCCAGAACTTTGAGACGTTCTCAATGGCGCTGGTGGACCTGGACTACGACGGGGATGTATTCAAGTTGAGCCGGGTGTTCTGGGGTGAGGACGTGCTCAAGGCGGCGGGCGGGCTGGAGAAGGCCGAACGGCTGGAGCTGCGCATCGCGGAGCCGGAATTCACGGGTAAGCAGATGATGGTGATCCTCTGCGACCGCTACGGGAACGAGAAGACGTTGCTGCTGTCGAAGACCGACTTTGAAGGCAAGCGCCCACGGTCTGATAAGAAGGTTGCCAAGAAACGGAAGAAAACAAAATGA